The Bombus huntii isolate Logan2020A chromosome 6, iyBomHunt1.1, whole genome shotgun sequence genome window below encodes:
- the LOC126866855 gene encoding TWiK family of potassium channels protein 18 — MTRVPIRSSLKSRDSSSSMTDPDLRERIKDYCRKFVAFMCTQVGVGGLVVGYAIIGAFGFMMIESQSQIPSTICIRELIRKQFAEELWLSTASNRTINIFDKTTFHTVSNRILRRYQDNFTGDYRKENCSGLTATDLWSFPAAMMFCLSVFTMIGYGTLVPQTPWGKAVTVIYAVLGIPLYVLYFLNMGKVLAQTFRSLYTWLHECTGKRKPGQRITVPSTACLWVIFGYVLSGSIMFAEWEGWDYLDSAYFCVTSLCKIGMGDLVPGWTHGDLTADSQTKLIINFVYLLLGMGLIAMCYDLMKEDVYVKAREMKEQFLEIVDATHYQLEMCCKSEVLN; from the coding sequence ATGACGCGCGTCCCGATAAGATCTTCCTTGAAAAGTCGAGATTCCAGTTCGTCGATGACCGATCCGGATCTCAGGGAACGAATAAAGGATTATTGCCGAAAATTTGTCGCCTTCATGTGCACTCAGGTTGGCGTCGGTGGACTGGTGGTTGGTTACGCCATAATAGGTGCTTTCGGTTTTATGATGATAGAGTCTCAGAGCCAAATCCCATCGACAATCTGCATTCGAGAACTAATCAGGAAACAATTCGCCGAAGAGCTGTGGCTCAGTACTGCCAGCAATCGGACTATAAATATCTTCGATAAAACGACATTTCACACGGTGTCTAACCGAATTTTGCGTCGTTACCAAGACAACTTCACCGGTGACTACAGGAAAGAGAACTGTAGTGGCTTAACGGCAACTGATCTGTGGTCCTTTCCAGCAGCCATGATGTTCTGCCTTTCTGTGTTCACGATGATCGGTTATGGGACTCTGGTGCCTCAAACTCCCTGGGGAAAGGCGGTTACTGTTATTTACGCCGTGTTAGGAATTCCTCTTTACGTTCTgtatttccttaacatgggtAAGGTATTAGCGCAAACGTTCCGCTCGCTGTACACGTGGCTGCACGAGTGCACCGGCAAACGAAAGCCTGGCCAGAGGATCACGGTGCCGTCGACAGCGTGCCTCTGGGTAATCTTCGGATACGTGTTAAGTGGTTCGATAATGTTCGCCGAATGGGAAGGCTGGGATTATTTGGATAGCGCTTATTTTTGCGTAACGTCGCTGTGCAAAATTGGAATGGGCGATCTCGTGCCTGGGTGGACACACGGCGATCTAACCGCTGATAGCCAAACCaaattgataataaattttgtttacttGTTGCTCGGTATGGGACTGATCGCTATGTGTTATGACTTGATGAAAGAGGATGTTTACGTGAAAGctcgagaaatgaaagaaCAGTTCCTGGAGATTGTTGATGCCACTCATTACCAGCTCGAAATGTGCTGCAAATCAGAAGTACTGAATTAA
- the LOC126866864 gene encoding glutamyl-tRNA(Gln) amidotransferase subunit C, mitochondrial: MALVRCTQRLNYIFLPMFSNSVLYHHSMKPIDSSSTMPVIKQETIQKIEQLSLLNVDDDYGSSVLKAAIIFTENLRNTKINKEIEPMYSPFETESMLMRNDNVEHNITRKEILMNAAITEEEYFVAPLQTIVQAS, encoded by the coding sequence ATGGCACTTGTTCGATGTACTCAACGActgaattatatatttttaccgATGTTTTCAAATTCAGTCCTTTATCATCATTCTATGAAGCCCATAGATTCGAGTTCAACAATGCCAGTTATAAAACAAGAGACAATACAAAAAATAGAACAATTATCTTTACTTAATGTTGATGACGATTATGGTTCTTCTGTCCTAAAAgctgcaattatttttacagaaaatttaCGCAATACAAAGATTAACAAAGAAATTGAACCTATGTATAGTCCATTTGAGACAGAATCCATGCTTATGCGAAATGATAATGTAGAGCATAACATAACTAGAAAAGAAATCTTAATGAATGCTGCCATTACAGAGGAAGAATATTTTGTAGCTCCATTGCAGACTATCGTACAAGCATCATGA